From one Tsukamurella tyrosinosolvens genomic stretch:
- a CDS encoding thiazole synthase, translating to MADRDPLVIAGREFGSRLITGTGGSANLEHLRAALVASGTELTTVSLRRTSLAEGGGVLGTIRELGIMPLPNTAGCLGAAEAVLTAQLAREALHTDWVKLEVIGDERTLLPDAVALVEAAEELVADGFTVLPYTNDDPILARRLADVGCAAVMPAGSPIGTGLGILNPHNIEMIVAQSPVPVILDAGIGTASDAALAMELGCDAVLLASAVTRAADPEAMATAMRLAVEAGRLARGAGRIPQRRWAVPSSPMDGRMAGATGSRGRA from the coding sequence GTGGCTGATCGCGATCCGCTGGTCATCGCGGGGCGGGAGTTCGGCTCGCGGCTCATCACGGGCACCGGCGGTAGCGCCAACCTCGAGCACCTGCGGGCCGCGCTCGTGGCGTCCGGCACCGAGCTGACCACCGTCTCGCTGCGCCGCACGAGCCTGGCGGAGGGCGGCGGCGTCCTCGGGACCATTCGGGAGTTGGGCATCATGCCGCTGCCCAACACCGCCGGCTGCCTGGGCGCCGCGGAGGCGGTGCTCACGGCGCAGCTCGCCCGCGAAGCGCTGCACACGGATTGGGTCAAGCTCGAGGTGATCGGCGACGAGCGGACCCTGCTGCCCGACGCGGTGGCCCTCGTGGAGGCTGCGGAGGAACTGGTGGCCGACGGCTTCACCGTGCTGCCGTACACGAACGACGACCCGATCCTCGCCCGGCGCCTCGCCGACGTGGGCTGCGCCGCGGTCATGCCCGCGGGCTCCCCGATCGGTACCGGCCTCGGGATCCTCAACCCGCACAACATCGAGATGATCGTGGCCCAGAGCCCCGTGCCGGTGATCCTGGACGCCGGGATCGGGACCGCGAGCGACGCGGCGCTCGCGATGGAACTCGGTTGCGACGCCGTGCTTCTCGCCTCTGCCGTGACCCGCGCCGCCGACCCGGAGGCGATGGCCACCGCGATGCGGCTCGCCGTCGAGGCAGGCAGGCTCGCCCGCGGGGCGGGCCGGATCCCGCAGCGCCGCTGGGCGGTTCCCTCCTCCCCGATGGACGGCCGCATGGCCGGCGCGACGGGCTCCCGTGGCCGGGCGTGA
- the thiS gene encoding sulfur carrier protein ThiS: MELTVNGDDRQVLDGTSAHTLLDQLGLPDKGVAIAVNGAVHPRSRWDEALPAYADVEVLTAVQGG, encoded by the coding sequence ATGGAGCTGACGGTGAACGGCGACGACCGGCAGGTGCTCGACGGGACGTCGGCGCACACGCTGCTCGACCAACTGGGGCTGCCGGACAAGGGCGTGGCGATCGCGGTGAACGGCGCGGTGCACCCGCGGTCACGGTGGGACGAGGCGTTGCCCGCGTACGCCGACGTCGAGGTGCTGACGGCGGTCCAGGGTGGCTGA
- the thiO gene encoding glycine oxidase ThiO: protein MKKTVTVVGGGTVGLTVAWTLARHGSTVTVVDPQPGSGASWVAGGMIAPYSEAWPGEEGLFRLGVESLGLWEGFARDLQPFADGPLVTSRGAVHLAVDDGDAADLETIATAVGDPALFGPLRPSAAARAVPGAAPRIRAAATAPEEISVDNRLVHRALRAACTTEGVTFRAESVDGAAALDDLPGDAVIVCAGSDSAALAPELGVRPVKGEVVRLRRGPTCLPPPEVTVRARVRGRQVYVVPRADGVVVGATQYENDHDLGVRIGPVVELLDDAFTVLPFLREYEFVEVTAGLRPTTAGNVPVIAPLGGRVFAATGHGRNGLLLAPVTGLRAADMVLKQEVQAWS, encoded by the coding sequence GTGAAGAAGACTGTGACCGTTGTGGGCGGGGGCACCGTCGGCCTCACCGTCGCCTGGACCCTGGCGCGGCACGGGAGCACCGTCACCGTCGTCGATCCCCAGCCGGGGTCGGGGGCCTCCTGGGTGGCCGGGGGCATGATCGCCCCGTACTCCGAGGCGTGGCCCGGCGAGGAGGGGCTGTTCCGGCTCGGCGTCGAATCCCTGGGCCTGTGGGAGGGTTTCGCGCGCGACCTCCAGCCCTTCGCCGACGGTCCGCTGGTCACGTCGCGCGGCGCCGTGCACCTCGCCGTCGACGACGGGGACGCCGCCGACCTGGAGACCATCGCCACGGCCGTCGGCGACCCCGCGCTGTTCGGGCCGCTGCGCCCGTCGGCCGCGGCGCGCGCGGTTCCCGGTGCGGCGCCGCGGATCCGGGCCGCCGCGACGGCGCCGGAGGAGATCTCCGTCGACAACCGCCTCGTACACCGGGCACTCCGCGCTGCGTGCACGACCGAGGGCGTGACCTTCCGGGCCGAGTCGGTGGACGGCGCCGCCGCCCTCGACGACCTGCCCGGCGACGCCGTGATCGTCTGCGCCGGATCCGATTCCGCCGCGCTCGCCCCCGAGCTCGGGGTGCGGCCCGTGAAGGGCGAGGTGGTGCGGCTGCGGCGCGGACCGACGTGCCTGCCACCCCCGGAAGTGACGGTGCGCGCCCGGGTCCGCGGCCGGCAGGTGTACGTCGTCCCCCGGGCGGACGGCGTGGTCGTGGGCGCCACGCAGTACGAGAACGACCACGATCTCGGCGTGCGCATCGGGCCCGTGGTGGAGCTGCTGGACGACGCCTTCACCGTGCTGCCCTTCCTCCGCGAATACGAGTTCGTGGAGGTCACCGCTGGCCTGCGGCCCACGACGGCGGGCAACGTGCCCGTGATCGCGCCGCTCGGCGGCCGCGTCTTCGCGGCGACGGGGCACGGCCGCAACGGGCTGCTCCTCGCACCCGTGACGGGGCTGCGGGCGGCGGATATGGTTCTGAAGCAGGAGGTGCAGGCATGGAGCTGA
- the thiE gene encoding thiamine phosphate synthase, which yields MISPRERLASASLYLCTDARRERGDLAEFVAAALRGGVDIVQLRDKGSAGEREFGALEAAQEIDIVAQLREIAHDHGALVAVNDRADVAFAARADVLHLGQDDLPVPVARQIVGPDVVIGRSTHDGAQARAAAAEEGVDYFCTGPCWPTPTKPGRTAPGLPLVRETAAAAPARKWFAIGGIDLPRVPEVTAAGADAIVVVRAITAADDPEAAARALTAALTAG from the coding sequence ATGATCTCCCCCCGCGAGCGCCTCGCCTCCGCCTCCCTGTACCTGTGCACCGACGCCCGCCGCGAGCGTGGCGACCTGGCCGAGTTCGTCGCCGCGGCGCTGCGCGGCGGCGTCGACATCGTGCAGCTGCGGGACAAGGGGTCGGCGGGCGAGCGCGAGTTCGGGGCGCTCGAGGCGGCGCAGGAGATCGACATCGTCGCGCAGCTGCGGGAGATCGCACACGACCACGGCGCGCTGGTCGCGGTGAACGACCGCGCCGACGTCGCATTCGCGGCCCGGGCGGACGTGCTGCACCTCGGGCAGGACGACCTACCCGTGCCGGTGGCCCGGCAGATCGTCGGGCCGGACGTGGTGATCGGCCGGTCCACGCACGACGGTGCCCAGGCGCGCGCGGCCGCAGCGGAGGAGGGCGTCGACTACTTCTGTACCGGCCCGTGCTGGCCGACGCCGACGAAGCCGGGCCGCACCGCCCCGGGCCTGCCGCTCGTCCGCGAGACCGCCGCGGCCGCGCCCGCGCGGAAGTGGTTCGCGATCGGCGGCATCGACCTGCCCCGCGTGCCCGAGGTGACGGCCGCGGGTGCCGACGCCATCGTGGTGGTCCGCGCCATCACCGCCGCCGACGACCCCGAAGCCGCCGCCCGCGCCCTCACGGCCGCCCTCACCGCCGGCTGA
- a CDS encoding NUDIX hydrolase, with the protein MLGDGNGWVRDPDGSRFWGRFGAAGLLALSPDESRVLLQHRAWWSHQGGTWALPGGARDSHESAADAALREAFEETGLPPTSLEVLSEVVTARSQVGWTYTTVLARLVEPRDLVPNEESTALEWVALGSVTDRKLHPAFAAAWPDLQVQVRALADD; encoded by the coding sequence GTGTTGGGTGACGGGAACGGCTGGGTCCGCGACCCGGACGGTTCCCGGTTCTGGGGCCGGTTCGGCGCCGCGGGTCTGTTGGCTCTGTCGCCGGACGAGAGCCGGGTGTTACTCCAGCACCGCGCGTGGTGGAGCCACCAGGGCGGCACCTGGGCGCTGCCCGGTGGGGCGCGGGACTCGCACGAGTCCGCCGCCGACGCCGCGCTCCGCGAGGCCTTCGAGGAGACGGGCCTCCCGCCCACCTCGCTCGAGGTGCTCTCCGAGGTGGTCACCGCCCGCTCGCAGGTCGGCTGGACCTACACGACGGTGCTCGCCCGCCTCGTCGAGCCGCGAGATCTCGTGCCCAACGAGGAGTCCACGGCGCTGGAGTGGGTCGCGCTCGGCTCAGTCACCGACCGCAAGCTGCACCCCGCGTTCGCCGCAGCCTGGCCGGATCTCCAGGTCCAGGTCCGTGCCCTCGCGGACGACTAG